A genomic window from Gossypium hirsutum isolate 1008001.06 chromosome D10, Gossypium_hirsutum_v2.1, whole genome shotgun sequence includes:
- the LOC107915166 gene encoding wall-associated receptor kinase 2 produces MGFGCMFKELAVFLVVVTVMATSVAALPKPGCQSKCGNISIPYPFGTSNGCNISSDFFINCNTSFNPPKAFLWDDYIEVLDISLDGHLRVTNNYFIGHDCYNSSGRSLYPDIIVGFTKLAISHTRNKFTAIGCDTIAYIDAFFEPDSPHGFSKKNFSTGCLTFCGDEGDVIDGSCSSIGCCQTAIPRGLKVFYFNFSSPRNHSHVLSFNPCSYGFLVEDGAYKFHASDLWDTNFGKKNYPVILDWTIGNQTCEQAKMDPKNYACKQNSDCTVPENGPGYLCKCNPGFQGNPYLSNGCRDIDECERQKPCYEFGTCHNTPGSYNCSCPEGFEGDGRKNGTGCRPIFKPQDRESFLILVVTLGIGLSIGLLFLIAGLWGFYKRLQRRKYIKLKQKLFERNGGLLFQKKMSSNEGGLDKAKLFSSKELEIATDQFNENRILGCGGQGMVYKGMLSDGRIVAVKKSKTIDEGYLEQFINEIFILSQIDHRNIIKLLGCCLETEVPLLVYEFIPNGTLSHLIHDQNEEYPRSWDIRLRIVAEVASAISYLHSSASIPIYHRDIKSSNILLDEKFRAKVSDFGTSRSISIDQTHLTTQVLGTFGYLDPEYFQSSQFTEKSDVYSFGVVIVELLTGKMAISTFGLQEKRGLVSYFMLTMEENHLLDIVDAEIWKDGEKDEVVAVAQLAKRCLNLDGRYRPTMKEVAMELERLRARQGDCIPIDQLKQVEVVVRKSAESWDFTSFSTEHYPNCSMTSTSESDVHPLMLESSFEQDL; encoded by the exons ATGGGGTTTGGTTGTATGTTTAAGGAGCTTGCTGTGTTTTTAGTTGTGGTAACAGTTATGGCAACTTCAGTAGCAGCTCTACCAAAACCTGGATGCCAAAGCAAATGCGGAAATATAAGCATCCCCTACCCTTTTGGTACAAGCAATGGTTGCAACATCAGCAGCGACTTCTTCATTAATTGTAACACCTCTTTTAACCCCCCAAAAGCATTCTTATGGGACGATTATATAGAAGTTCTCGACATCTCTCTGGATGGTCATTTGCGCGTTACTAATAATTACTTCATAGGTCATGACTGTTATAATTCATCAGGGCGTAGTTTATATCCAGATATTATAGTCGGGTTTACGAAATTAGCCATATCTCATACCAGAAACAAGTTCACGGCCATCGGTTGTGACACTATCGCCTACATCGACGCTTTCTTCGAACCTGACTCTCCACAcggattttcaaaaaaaaacttttcaaCCGGATGTTTAACATTTTGTGGTGACGAGGGCGATGTGATAGATGGATCTTGCTCCAGTATTGGCTGCTGCCAGACGGCTATTCCTCGAGGATTGAAGGTGTTTTACTTCAATTTCAGTAGCCCTCGGAATCACTCCCACGTGTTGAGCTTCAATCCTTGCAGCTATGGATTTCTTGTTGAAGATGGAGCCTATAAGTTCCACGCATCAGATCTTTGGGACACAAATTTCGGCAAAAAAAATTACCCGGTTATTCTTGATTGGACAATCGGGAATCAAACCTGTGAACAAGCTAAAATGGATCCAAAAAATTATGCTTGCAAGCAAAATAGTGATTGTACAGTTCCAGAAAATGGCCCTGGATATTTGTGCAAGTGTAATCCTGGTTTTCAGGGTAATCCTTACCTCTCAAACGGCTGCCGAG ATATTGATGAATGTGAGAGACAGAAGCCTTGCTATGAATTTGGAACATGTCATAATACACCTGGAAGCTACAATTGTTCATGCCCTGAAGGGTTCGAGGGTGATGGCCGGAAAAATGGAACAGGTTGCCGTCCTATATTCAAGCCGCAGGACCGTGAGAGTTTTCTCATTCTTGTTGTTACACTAG GTATTGGCTTAAGTATAGGGTTGCTGTTTCTAATTGCTGGGTTATGGGGGTTTTATAAGAGACTGCAGAGGAGAAAGTATATTAAACTCAAACAAAAGCTCTTTGAAAGAAATGGTGGGTTATTGTTTCAAAAAAAGATGTCTTCAAATGAAGGTGGTCTGGATAAAGCTAAACTCTTCAGTTCCAAAGAATTGGAAATAGCTACTGATCAATTTAATGAGAATAGAATCTTGGGTTGTGGTGGCCAAGGCATGGTTTACAAAGGAATGTTGTCTGATGGGAGAATTGTTGCAGTAAAGAAGTCCAAGACTATAGACGAAGGGTATCTTGAACAATTTATCAATGAGATCTTTATTCTTTCTCAAATTGATCACAGAAATATTATCAAGCTATTAGGTTGTTGCTTGGAGACCGAAGTGCCCCTCCTTGTCTATGAATTCATCCCCAATGGAACCCTTTCCCATCTCATCCATGATCAAAATGAAGAGTACCCGAGGTCGTGGGATATACGATTACGCATTGTAGCGGAAGTTGCGAGTGCGATTTCTTACTTGCACTCATCTGCATCCATCCCCATTTATCACCGAGATATCAAGTCTAGTAACATACTACTAGATGAAAAGTTTCGAGCGAAAGTATCAGACTTCGGAACATCTAGATCAATCAGTATTGATCAAACTCACTTGACGACTCAAGTGCTTGGGACTTTTGGGTACTTAGATCCCGAATATTTCCAGTCAAGTCAATTTACTGAAAAGAGTGATGTTTATAGTTTTGGAGTGGTTATTGTTGAGCTCTTAACGGGAAAAATGGCAATCTCAACGTTTGGATTGCAAGAAAAGAGAGGCTTAGTCTCGTATTTTATGTTGACCATGGAAGAAAACCATCTACTGGATATTGTTGATGCTGAAATTTGGAAGGATGGTGAAAAGGATGAAGTAGTAGCAGTTGCTCAACTTGCGAAAAGATGCTTGAACTTAGATGGGAGATATAGACCAACAATGAAAGAAGTGGCCATGGAACTCGAGAGACTTAGAGCTCGACAAGGTGACTGCATCCCCATTGATCAGCTTAAACAAGTTGAGGTCGTTGTAAGAAAATCGGCTGAGAGTTGGGATTTCACTTCATTCTCAACAGAACATTATCCTAATTGCAGCATGACATCTACATCAGAATCAGATGTTCATCCACTTATGTTGGAATCCAGTTTTGAACAAGATCTCTAA
- the LOC107915548 gene encoding wall-associated receptor kinase-like 22, with amino-acid sequence MSSNQGGLDKAKLFSSKELEIATDQFNGNRILGCGGQGMVYKGMLSDGRIVAVKKSKTINEGYLEQFINEIFILSQIDHRNIVKLLGCCLETEVPLLVYEFIPNGTLSHLIHDQNEEYPRSWDIRLRVATEIASAISYLHSSASISIYHRDIKSSNILLDEKFRAKVSDFGTSRSINIDQTHLTTQVLGTFGYLDPEYFQSSQFTEKSDVYSFGVVIVELLTGKMAISTFGLQERRGLVSYFMLSMEENHLLDIVDAEIWKDGQKEEVVAVAQLAKRCLNLDGRYRPTMKEVAMELERLRTRQGDCIPIDQLKQVEVVVKKSAESWDFTSFSTEHYPNCNMTSTSESDVHPLMLESSFEQDL; translated from the coding sequence ATGTCTTCAAATCAAGGTGGTCTGGATAAAGCTAAACTCTTCAGTTCCAAAGAATTGGAAATAGCTACTGATCAATTTAATGGGAATAGAATCTTGGGTTGTGGTGGCCAAGGCATGGTTTACAAAGGAATGTTGTCTGATGGGAGAATTGTTGCAGTAAAGAAGTCCAAGACTATAAACGAAGGGTATCTTGAACAATTTATCAATGAGATCTTTATTCTTTCTCAAATTGATCACAGAAACATTGTCAAGCTATTAGGCTGTTGCTTGGAGACCGAAGTGCCCCTCCTTGTTTATGAGTTCATCCCTAATGGAACCCTTTCCCATCTCATTCATGACCAAAATGAAGAGTACCCGAGGTCGTGGGATATACGATTACGCGTTGCAACGGAAATTGCAAGTGCGATTTCTTACTTGCACTCATCTGCATCCATCTCCATTTATCACCGAGATATCAAGTCTAGTAACATACTGCTAGATGAAAAGTTCCGAGCGAAAGTATCAGACTTCGGAACATCTAGATCAATCAATATTGATCAAACTCACTTGACGACTCAAGTGCTTGGGACTTTTGGGTACTTAGATCCCGAATATTTCCAGTCAAGTCAATTTACTGAAAAGAGTGATGTTTATAGTTTTGGAGTGGTTATTGTTGAACTCTTAACGGGAAAAATGGCAATCTCAACTTTTGGATTGCAAGAAAGGAGAGGCTTAGTCTCGTATTTTATGTTGTCGATGGAAGAAAACCATCTGCTGGATATTGTTGATGCTGAAATTTGGAAGGATGGTCAAAAGGAAGAAGTAGTTGCAGTTGCTCAACTTGCAAAAAGATGCTTGAACTTAGATGGGAGATATAGACCAACAATGAAAGAAGTGGCCATGGAACTCGAGAGACTTAGAACTCGACAAGGTGACTGCATCCCCATTGATCAGCTTAAACAAGTTGAGGTCGTTGTAAAAAAATCGGCTGAGAGTTGGGATTTCACTTCATTCTCAACAGAACATTATCCGAATTGCAACATGACATCTACATCAGAATCAGATGTTCATCCACTTATGTTGGAATCCAGTTTTGAACAAGATCTCTAA
- the LOC121203254 gene encoding wall-associated receptor kinase 2, with the protein MPREWGKKPGAVMGFGCMFRDLAVFAVLVTIMATSVAAQGKPGCQSNCGNISIPYPFGTANGCNISSHFFIRCNTTLNPPKAFLGDGDLEVLDISLDGSLRVSYNYLIGHDCYNSSGRSLYPQLLFSFSEYFTISHTRNKFTAIGCDTIAYIEAFFEPDSSNSISKKNFSTGCLTFCGDAGDVINGSCSGIGCCQTAIPRGLNWFYFNFSSPRNHSHVLSFNPCSYGFLVEDGAYKFHASDLWDTNFGKNDYPVILDWTIGNQTCEQAKMDPKSYACKQNSDCTVPENGPGYLCKCNPGFQGNPYLSYGCRGKGFNFFSIILNVRDRSLAMNLEHVIIHLEATIVHALKGSRVMAGKMEQVAVLYSSRRTVRVFSFLLLH; encoded by the exons ATGCCAAGAGAGTGGGGGAAAAAGCCAGGAGCAGTGATGGGGTTTGGTTGTATGTTTAGGGATCTTGCTGTGTTTGCAGTTTTGGTAACAATTATGGCAACTTCAGTAGCAGCCCAAGGAAAACCTGGATGTCAAAGCAACTGCGGAAACATAAGCATCCCATACCCATTTGGTACAGCCAATGGTTGCAACATTAGCAGCCACTTTTTCATTCGTTGTAATACCACTTTAAATCCCCCAAAAGCATTCTTAGGTGACGGTGATCTAGAAGTTCTTGACATCTCTCTGGATGGCTCTTTGCGCGTTAGTTATAATTACTTAATAGGTCATGACTGTTATAATTCATCAGGGCGTAGTTTATATCCCCAATTGTTGTTCTCGTTTTCGGAATATTTTACCATATCTCATACCAGAAACAAGTTCACTGCCATCGGTTGTGACACTATAGCCTACATCGAGGCTTTCTTCGAACCTGACTCTTCAAAcagtatttcaaaaaaaaacttttcaaCCGGATGTTTAACATTTTGTGGTGACGCGGGCGATGTGATAAATGGATCTTGCTCCGGCATTGGCTGCTGCCAGACGGCTATTCCTCGAGGATTGAACTGGTTTTACTTCAATTTCAGTAGCCCTCGGAATCACTCCCACGTGTTGAGCTTCAATCCTTGCAGCTATGGATTTCTTGTTGAAGATGGAGCCTATAAATTCCACGCATCAGATCTTTGGGACACAAATTTCGGCAAAAATGATTACCCGGTTATTCTTGATTGGACAATCGGGAATCAAACCTGTGAACAAGCTAAAATGGATCCAAAAAGTTATGCTTGCAAGCAAAATAGTGATTGTACAGTTCCAGAAAATGGCCCTGGATATTTGTGCAAGTGTAATCCTGGTTTTCAGGGTAATCCTTACCTCTCATACGGCTGCCGAGGTAAGGGTTTCAACTTCTTCTCCATT ATATTGAATGTGAGAGACAGAAGCCTTGCTATGAATTTGGAACATGTCATAATACACCTGGAAGCTACAATTGTTCATGCCCTGAAGGGTTCGAGGGTGATGGCCGGAAAAATGGAACAGGTTGCCGTCCTATATTCAAGCCGCAGGACCGTGAGAGTTTTCTCATTCTTGTTGTTACACTAG